Proteins encoded together in one Aminipila butyrica window:
- the ftsZ gene encoding cell division protein FtsZ: protein MLQFEVNEQNAAQIKVIGVGGGGCNAVNRMIEKGLKGVTYMAVNTDKQALAGSLAETKIQIGEKLTKGLGAGANPEIGQKAAEENIEDISKFIQGSDMIFITAGMGGGTGTGAAPVIAKIAKDMDILTVGVVTKPFNFEGKRRRQHAELGISLLKKYVDSLVVVPNDRLLQVAEKNTSMLQAFSMADEILKQGVQGISDLIAEAGLINLDFADVKTVMSDRGIAHMGVGRASGDSRVEEAVKNAIESPLLETSIDGAKAIILNIMGGYDMGMLEVSQAAAQIEDAAGEDAIVIFGASIKEELQDEILVTVIATGFEDRAGDAIGLAKQAAPAAAPEEPEEKAEEPGRREEDPFSPGGNPHFEIPVFLQNKDRNGF from the coding sequence ATGCTGCAGTTTGAGGTAAACGAACAAAATGCTGCCCAGATTAAGGTCATCGGTGTTGGCGGCGGCGGCTGCAATGCTGTGAATCGAATGATTGAAAAAGGCCTTAAGGGCGTTACTTATATGGCGGTTAATACGGACAAGCAGGCGTTAGCCGGAAGCTTGGCAGAGACGAAGATTCAGATTGGCGAGAAGCTGACCAAGGGTCTTGGTGCAGGAGCCAATCCAGAGATTGGACAGAAGGCCGCAGAAGAGAATATAGAAGATATTTCTAAGTTCATACAGGGCTCGGATATGATTTTCATCACCGCCGGTATGGGCGGAGGCACGGGTACCGGCGCAGCGCCGGTCATCGCTAAGATTGCCAAAGATATGGACATCCTGACGGTAGGGGTTGTGACAAAGCCTTTTAACTTTGAAGGAAAGCGAAGAAGACAGCATGCAGAGCTGGGAATCAGCCTGCTGAAAAAATATGTCGATTCTCTGGTAGTAGTACCGAACGACAGGCTGCTCCAGGTAGCAGAGAAGAACACTTCTATGCTCCAAGCTTTTAGTATGGCGGATGAGATTTTGAAACAGGGTGTTCAAGGTATCTCCGATTTAATCGCCGAAGCAGGTCTGATCAACTTAGACTTTGCTGACGTGAAGACCGTTATGAGCGACAGGGGCATTGCTCACATGGGCGTAGGACGAGCTTCCGGCGACAGCCGAGTAGAAGAGGCTGTAAAGAACGCTATCGAAAGTCCGTTGCTGGAGACTTCCATCGACGGAGCCAAGGCTATCATCCTCAACATCATGGGTGGCTACGACATGGGTATGTTGGAAGTCAGTCAGGCGGCGGCTCAAATCGAGGACGCAGCAGGGGAAGATGCCATCGTTATCTTCGGTGCTTCCATCAAGGAAGAATTGCAGGATGAGATTCTGGTTACAGTTATCGCTACCGGCTTTGAAGACAGAGCTGGTGATGCCATTGGTCTGGCGAAGCAAGCTGCGCCAGCGGCTGCACCGGAGGAGCCGGAAGAGAAGGCTGAGGAACCTGGCAGAAGAGAAGAAGACCCATTT
- a CDS encoding small basic family protein, with amino-acid sequence MIFAIVIGLAIGLALGFGLDISYPAEYSFYITMGLLAAMDSIVGAARSMMEQKYNNLIFTSGFITNALLAMVLTYVGDKLGVPLYFAAIFVFGGRLFNNLAVLRRLAIERYFEGKQRKNGLKNKQNIED; translated from the coding sequence TTGATATTTGCAATTGTGATTGGTCTGGCCATAGGCCTGGCCCTGGGGTTTGGCTTGGATATCTCCTATCCGGCAGAATATTCTTTTTACATTACGATGGGTTTATTGGCAGCAATGGACTCAATCGTCGGGGCAGCCCGTTCAATGATGGAACAGAAATACAACAATCTGATTTTTACATCGGGCTTTATCACCAATGCCTTGCTGGCGATGGTTTTGACTTACGTAGGCGACAAGTTAGGCGTGCCTCTTTACTTTGCGGCAATATTCGTTTTTGGCGGACGGTTATTCAACAATTTAGCTGTCTTGAGAAGGCTAGCTATAGAGCGGTACTTTGAAGGAAAACAGCGAAAAAACGGGTTAAAAAATAAACAAAATATTGAGGATTAA
- a CDS encoding DUF881 domain-containing protein: MNKRRMWMVFAICTVIGIGLACQMKVSDGQRLYVSPKTVEDYKITINSEKEEVTKLQLMIQEAEEKLASYEQDSQEDGQSDEAFQKNLAADVEKYKMASGLETVRGPGVEVVIDDGTRELFAGEDVNNLLVHDLDILMIINELNRCGAEAVAVNGQRITANTSVYCSGYTVRINGEVYARPFRIKAIGDGKRMAAALVDPDGYGTSLKNWGVQFEVRLKDDITIDALSKEYVYRYMNKLQKEGTN; the protein is encoded by the coding sequence ATGAATAAGAGAAGGATGTGGATGGTCTTTGCCATATGTACCGTGATTGGCATAGGATTAGCCTGTCAGATGAAGGTCAGTGACGGCCAGCGGTTGTATGTGTCACCTAAGACGGTGGAGGACTATAAAATCACGATTAACAGTGAGAAGGAAGAGGTCACTAAATTGCAGCTGATGATTCAGGAGGCAGAGGAAAAGCTGGCCAGCTATGAGCAAGACAGCCAAGAGGATGGCCAGTCTGATGAGGCCTTCCAGAAAAATTTGGCAGCTGATGTGGAAAAATATAAGATGGCCAGCGGACTGGAGACCGTCAGAGGACCGGGCGTAGAAGTGGTTATCGACGACGGAACCAGAGAGCTGTTCGCTGGAGAAGACGTGAACAACCTGTTGGTTCACGATTTGGATATTCTGATGATTATCAATGAGCTGAACCGCTGCGGAGCGGAAGCTGTAGCTGTAAATGGTCAGCGTATTACGGCGAATACCTCTGTTTACTGCTCTGGTTACACCGTGCGCATAAACGGAGAAGTGTACGCCCGCCCGTTTCGTATTAAAGCGATTGGTGATGGAAAACGGATGGCGGCAGCGCTGGTAGATCCCGATGGGTATGGCACTTCCCTGAAAAATTGGGGAGTACAGTTTGAGGTCCGATTAAAGGACGACATCACGATTGATGCCCTGTCCAAAGAATACGTGTACCGGTATATGAACAAGCTTCAAAAGGAGGGAACAAATTGA
- a CDS encoding DUF881 domain-containing protein gives MKKYSGYIVLGMLALFIGLVLSVQMRMTAGSDQGGLVPLVKLRGYEAELKNVKDEKEIVVQQLVELEERLNSIEGDKAKEDDFINGLVSDLEKYKIAAGVLDVQGPGVLVTIKDPITSDEYEQDFSPIMYNYELLLSLVNKLKEAGAEGVSINEQRIVGTTEISMAGSNVNINGIPTAPPYYVKAIGNPDTLHDAINIRSGILETMKLKYNLIVTTEKKDNMVIPRYTGTINFKYAKPVESEKPE, from the coding sequence ATGAAGAAATACAGCGGATACATTGTTTTGGGAATGCTAGCCCTGTTCATTGGGCTGGTCCTGTCCGTGCAGATGAGAATGACTGCCGGCAGCGACCAGGGCGGTCTGGTTCCTCTGGTAAAGCTCAGGGGATATGAAGCAGAGTTGAAAAACGTGAAGGATGAAAAGGAAATTGTGGTTCAGCAGTTGGTAGAACTGGAGGAGCGATTAAATTCCATAGAAGGGGACAAGGCTAAGGAAGATGATTTTATCAATGGCTTGGTGTCGGACTTGGAAAAGTATAAGATCGCAGCTGGGGTGCTGGATGTTCAGGGGCCGGGGGTACTGGTCACGATTAAGGACCCGATTACTTCTGACGAATACGAACAGGATTTCAGTCCGATTATGTACAATTACGAATTGCTGTTGAGTCTGGTAAACAAATTGAAGGAAGCGGGTGCAGAGGGAGTCTCTATCAATGAACAGCGAATTGTAGGCACCACAGAGATCAGCATGGCCGGCAGCAATGTCAATATCAACGGCATTCCGACGGCTCCTCCTTATTACGTAAAGGCCATCGGCAACCCGGATACCCTTCACGATGCGATCAACATCCGGAGCGGTATTCTGGAGACCATGAAGCTGAAATACAACTTGATTGTCACCACGGAGAAGAAAGACAACATGGTCATCCCACGATACACAGGCACTATCAACTTCAAGTATGCCAAGCCTGTGGAATCAGAAAAGCCTGAGTAG
- a CDS encoding cell division protein FtsQ/DivIB, whose product MADKPRKKKKRKKKNYLLRLLVIIAVGVGLYFLLTSEWFDIDAVKVENNSYYTVEQVKDMAGVKISENIFSMKKSIIKDKLLKDPYFKNVVIKRKLPSTVVIQVEERSEKAAVLYKSTYIIIDGDGLVLRKTHAEPKLTLIEGLTLKEAKPGKALKVEENSMLTDTLSMLASMEASDLFFKKINISSVIVKAHIYDDLVCEGVPENLKESLKNGNLETALYEMYSKGIKRGTLKIGSDSYCSFDPKVE is encoded by the coding sequence ATGGCGGATAAACCTAGAAAGAAGAAAAAACGAAAGAAAAAGAACTATCTCCTAAGGCTATTAGTGATAATAGCTGTAGGAGTTGGTTTATATTTTTTGCTGACCTCTGAGTGGTTTGACATTGACGCTGTGAAGGTGGAGAACAACAGCTATTATACAGTGGAGCAAGTCAAGGACATGGCTGGGGTCAAAATTAGTGAAAATATTTTTTCCATGAAGAAGAGCATTATTAAAGACAAGCTATTGAAAGATCCTTATTTCAAAAATGTGGTCATTAAGCGAAAGCTGCCATCTACCGTGGTCATTCAGGTAGAGGAACGGTCAGAAAAAGCGGCGGTTCTCTACAAGAGCACCTATATTATCATTGACGGAGATGGGCTGGTGCTGCGCAAGACCCATGCAGAACCGAAGCTTACCTTGATTGAAGGGCTGACTCTCAAGGAAGCGAAGCCGGGGAAGGCGTTAAAAGTGGAAGAAAATTCTATGCTGACAGATACCCTTAGCATGCTGGCTTCCATGGAGGCTTCCGACTTGTTTTTTAAGAAGATTAATATTTCAAGCGTAATTGTCAAGGCCCATATTTACGATGATTTGGTCTGCGAGGGTGTGCCGGAGAACCTGAAAGAAAGTCTGAAAAACGGCAATCTGGAGACGGCCCTTTATGAGATGTACAGCAAGGGAATAAAGCGAGGAACTCTGAAGATTGGTTCTGACAGCTACTGTTCTTTTGACCCCAAGGTGGAGTAG
- the murA gene encoding UDP-N-acetylglucosamine 1-carboxyvinyltransferase, with translation MESYHIRGGHKISGECCVKGAKNAALPILASTILSGAECQLSNIPEITDVCSMKKILDELGCKTDTSGETVIVDSRGLMTDTISLERMREMRSSVFLLGALLGRCGSAVISQPGGCNIGSRPIDLHLYALKKLGAEIFETEGVILCKASKLRGADIHFSFPSVGATENAIMAAATAEGHTVLHNCAMEPEITDLQDFLNACGAQISGAGTKTIHIWGRQALHGCSYRIIPDRIESGTYLAAAAATGGQITLQHAQAAHLESILQKLIETGCEIGVKEDKIYLKAPKRLKPLSRLVTGPYPAFPTDLQSPFLTMLTQAEGKSAVEETIFENRFAFTEELRKMGAQITVEGNRAAVEGIGGLQGCHIQATDLRGGASLVIAGLMAQGETILEGIEHIERGYADFSQTLRGLGADIRKTHGG, from the coding sequence TTGGAATCATATCATATACGGGGCGGCCACAAGATCAGCGGTGAGTGCTGCGTTAAAGGAGCTAAAAATGCAGCGCTGCCAATTTTGGCGTCCACCATATTGAGTGGGGCTGAATGTCAACTTTCTAATATTCCTGAAATAACAGACGTTTGCAGCATGAAAAAAATATTAGATGAATTAGGATGTAAGACAGACACAAGCGGCGAGACGGTAATCGTGGATTCAAGGGGGCTGATGACTGACACCATTTCCTTGGAGCGGATGCGAGAAATGAGGTCATCCGTTTTTTTGTTGGGCGCACTGCTAGGCCGATGCGGAAGCGCAGTCATCAGTCAGCCGGGGGGCTGCAATATTGGCAGCCGGCCCATCGATCTGCATTTATACGCCTTAAAAAAGCTGGGGGCAGAGATCTTTGAAACGGAAGGTGTCATTCTTTGCAAGGCCAGCAAGCTGAGGGGGGCAGATATCCACTTTTCCTTTCCCAGCGTAGGAGCTACTGAAAATGCTATCATGGCCGCCGCCACCGCAGAAGGACACACGGTGCTGCACAACTGTGCCATGGAGCCAGAGATTACTGATTTACAGGACTTTCTTAACGCTTGCGGAGCTCAGATCAGCGGCGCAGGGACAAAGACTATACATATTTGGGGCCGTCAGGCCCTTCACGGATGCAGCTACCGGATTATACCGGACCGCATTGAAAGTGGTACTTATCTAGCTGCTGCGGCCGCTACCGGAGGCCAAATTACTCTTCAACACGCTCAAGCAGCACATCTGGAAAGTATTTTGCAAAAGCTTATAGAAACAGGTTGCGAAATAGGGGTGAAAGAGGATAAAATATACCTTAAAGCACCGAAGCGGCTAAAACCGCTGAGCCGGTTGGTCACTGGACCGTATCCGGCATTCCCTACTGATTTGCAATCACCGTTTTTAACCATGCTGACTCAGGCGGAGGGAAAGAGTGCCGTAGAAGAGACCATCTTTGAAAATCGCTTTGCTTTTACCGAGGAATTGCGAAAGATGGGGGCACAGATTACTGTAGAAGGAAATCGGGCTGCTGTAGAGGGAATTGGCGGGCTGCAAGGCTGCCACATTCAGGCCACCGACCTGCGGGGCGGGGCATCCTTAGTCATAGCTGGACTCATGGCTCAAGGAGAGACGATCCTGGAAGGGATTGAACATATAGAGAGAGGATATGCAGATTTTTCCCAGACCTTACGGGGATTGGGAGCAGATATTAGGAAGACACATGGCGGATAA
- the murG gene encoding undecaprenyldiphospho-muramoylpentapeptide beta-N-acetylglucosaminyltransferase: MRVIMTGGGTGGHIYPAIAIADKIKENNPEAEILFVGTKRGLEKDLVPQNGYKIRFITVSGFNRKQLLKNVKVVKDLLKGSREAKKIIREFKPDVVIGTGGYVCGPVVRAAHKLGVKTFIHEQNAFPGMTNKMLEKYVDQVFISFADAEKYFKDKGKLVLSGNPVRQSFFQAVKSDSRKIIGEPEDRFVILCFGGSQGAGKINSVMAEVAESLSGVQDVSLYFVTGKGYYDQMTHLMKEKGIPEEDNIHLKKYISNMQDYISAADLVVSRAGALAVSEITVCGRASVLIPSPNVTGNHQYYNAKSVADKGGAILLEEKDLNSEALMKIISQFKTDPQKRRDMELASRTAAPNEATQIIYEHLGMG, encoded by the coding sequence ATGAGAGTAATCATGACAGGAGGAGGCACGGGCGGCCACATTTATCCGGCTATAGCTATTGCGGATAAAATCAAGGAGAACAATCCGGAGGCAGAGATTCTCTTTGTTGGCACCAAAAGGGGGCTGGAAAAAGATTTAGTCCCTCAGAACGGTTATAAAATTCGATTTATAACGGTCAGTGGGTTTAATCGCAAGCAACTGCTTAAAAATGTAAAGGTCGTTAAGGACTTGCTGAAAGGAAGCCGGGAAGCAAAGAAAATTATTCGGGAATTTAAGCCGGATGTAGTCATTGGTACCGGCGGTTATGTGTGCGGTCCCGTGGTACGGGCGGCTCATAAACTAGGCGTAAAGACCTTTATACACGAGCAGAATGCTTTTCCCGGCATGACGAATAAGATGTTGGAAAAATACGTGGATCAAGTGTTTATCAGCTTTGCAGATGCAGAAAAGTATTTTAAGGACAAGGGCAAGCTGGTGCTGTCAGGGAACCCTGTGCGGCAGTCTTTTTTCCAGGCGGTGAAGAGTGATTCACGGAAAATTATTGGCGAACCGGAGGATCGATTTGTCATCTTGTGCTTTGGCGGCAGCCAAGGAGCGGGCAAGATTAACAGTGTTATGGCAGAAGTGGCCGAAAGCCTCAGCGGAGTTCAGGATGTATCCTTGTACTTTGTCACAGGGAAGGGTTATTATGATCAGATGACTCACCTCATGAAGGAAAAAGGTATCCCAGAGGAAGACAACATCCACCTAAAAAAATACATCAGCAACATGCAGGATTATATCAGTGCTGCGGACTTGGTGGTCAGTCGGGCGGGTGCGCTGGCGGTGTCAGAAATTACGGTTTGCGGCAGGGCCTCCGTGCTGATTCCTTCTCCTAATGTGACGGGCAATCATCAGTATTACAATGCTAAGTCGGTGGCTGATAAAGGCGGAGCCATTCTGCTGGAGGAAAAGGATTTGAATTCGGAAGCGCTGATGAAGATCATTTCCCAATTCAAGACAGACCCTCAAAAACGCCGGGATATGGAGCTGGCTAGCAGAACAGCGGCACCTAATGAGGCTACACAAATTATTTATGAGCATCTGGGGATGGGCTGA
- the ftsW gene encoding putative lipid II flippase FtsW — MAKTKIKRRMKSGDFMLVLITMALVIFGIIMVFSASYYTSINKSGNPYAYLIRDVIWAGLGLCAMMVTASIDYRIYGKFAKPVMIVSIVLLVLLFTPLGIDRNNAVRWLGVGGITIMPGELAKPAAIVFTAWFLSRDPRLIKSLTKGVIPLFVLCGIYGGLIVLQPNLSTAITVCIIIIGIMFAAGLNYIYLGGLVGAGSLGIFVLLITNPDSHWMKRFTSFMDPFADPLNTGYQVVQSLLALGSGGLFGLGLGKSIQKNLYLPEPQNDFIFAIIGEELGYIGCLILITAYIILVWRGIHIAINAADLFGSLLASGISIMIGIQVILNIAVVTSSMPPTGVTLPFVSYGGNALLIFMASVGILLNISRHTAAVE, encoded by the coding sequence ATGGCAAAGACAAAGATAAAAAGAAGAATGAAATCCGGAGATTTTATGCTGGTGCTCATCACCATGGCCCTGGTTATCTTCGGCATCATCATGGTGTTTAGCGCCAGCTATTACACTTCTATCAACAAGAGTGGCAATCCCTATGCCTATCTCATACGAGATGTAATTTGGGCCGGCTTGGGATTGTGTGCTATGATGGTGACAGCATCCATCGATTATCGGATTTACGGTAAGTTTGCTAAACCGGTGATGATTGTCAGCATTGTGCTGCTGGTACTGCTCTTCACGCCTTTGGGTATTGATCGAAACAATGCCGTCCGCTGGCTAGGTGTGGGGGGAATTACCATCATGCCCGGGGAGCTGGCAAAGCCGGCAGCCATTGTTTTTACCGCGTGGTTTTTGAGCAGAGATCCCCGCCTTATCAAGTCCCTGACTAAGGGCGTTATTCCCCTGTTTGTGCTGTGTGGGATTTATGGGGGACTTATCGTCCTGCAACCCAACTTGTCCACGGCTATTACCGTGTGTATCATTATCATTGGTATTATGTTTGCAGCTGGGCTCAATTACATCTATTTGGGCGGGCTGGTGGGAGCAGGAAGCTTAGGTATTTTTGTTCTGTTAATCACCAATCCGGACAGCCATTGGATGAAGCGGTTCACCAGCTTTATGGATCCCTTTGCCGATCCGCTGAATACTGGATATCAGGTGGTTCAGTCCTTGCTGGCACTGGGTTCTGGCGGATTATTCGGCTTGGGTTTGGGCAAGAGCATTCAGAAAAACCTTTATCTTCCGGAGCCTCAGAACGACTTTATCTTTGCTATTATCGGTGAGGAGCTGGGCTACATTGGCTGCTTAATACTAATTACGGCCTATATCATTCTCGTATGGCGGGGCATTCACATCGCCATCAATGCGGCAGATTTATTCGGCAGCTTGCTGGCATCCGGTATTTCTATCATGATTGGCATACAGGTTATCCTGAATATTGCCGTAGTTACTTCCTCCATGCCACCTACAGGGGTGACACTGCCTTTTGTCAGTTATGGAGGCAACGCCTTGCTGATTTTTATGGCTTCGGTGGGCATATTGTTAAATATATCGCGGCATACCGCAGCAGTGGAATGA
- the murD gene encoding UDP-N-acetylmuramoyl-L-alanine--D-glutamate ligase, with product MRNKMENKKVLVVGMGKSGIAATQALLKLGAKVYVQDSKPASDIEPQLINFLNSREVTCYFAEEPKALEEMDMMVMSPGVSLETDFVQKAMSSGVEVVGELEIAYRVGQGNYVAITGTNGKTTTTTLVGEIFRNAKRKTYVVGNIGVAVISMALNAEPDSWLITETSSFQLETTKLFKPKISALLNLTPDHLDRHHTMENYSKAKAKIFENQEAEDYHIANFDDPVSYEWSRHCEKAKVVPFSTKTQLSYGAFVEKDQLTILGDEGERVVLCRVDELKIPGTHNLENALAAAAMAYFAGIAPSVIGDTLRTFRGVEHRLEYCGQVDGVSFVNDSKGTNPDASMKAIEAMKENILLIAGGYDKGSDFTEFIKGFNGRVKHMILLGKTAAKIKEQAEAVGFRHITMAKNMEECVAEAFRLAVPGDTVLLSPACASWDMYTCFEQRGEHFKNCVHGLEK from the coding sequence ATGAGAAATAAAATGGAAAATAAAAAGGTTTTAGTAGTGGGCATGGGCAAATCGGGCATTGCAGCAACTCAGGCCTTGCTGAAACTGGGCGCAAAGGTATACGTGCAGGATTCGAAGCCTGCTTCGGATATAGAGCCGCAGCTGATAAACTTCCTCAACAGCCGGGAGGTGACCTGCTATTTTGCAGAGGAGCCGAAAGCCTTGGAGGAAATGGATATGATGGTCATGAGTCCAGGAGTTTCTCTGGAGACGGACTTTGTGCAAAAAGCCATGTCCAGCGGCGTGGAAGTAGTAGGAGAGTTGGAGATTGCTTACCGAGTGGGTCAAGGCAATTATGTGGCCATCACGGGCACCAACGGTAAAACCACGACCACCACTCTGGTGGGAGAAATCTTTCGGAATGCCAAGCGAAAGACGTATGTAGTAGGAAATATTGGTGTTGCGGTTATTTCCATGGCGTTAAATGCAGAGCCGGATTCCTGGCTCATAACGGAGACCAGCAGTTTTCAGCTGGAAACCACCAAACTTTTTAAACCAAAGATTTCAGCCCTTTTGAATTTAACGCCTGACCACTTGGATCGACATCACACCATGGAGAACTATAGTAAAGCTAAGGCTAAAATATTTGAGAATCAAGAGGCAGAGGATTACCACATTGCCAACTTTGATGATCCGGTCAGCTATGAATGGAGCCGCCACTGTGAAAAGGCTAAAGTGGTGCCTTTCAGCACCAAGACCCAGTTGTCTTATGGCGCTTTTGTGGAAAAAGATCAATTGACAATCTTAGGTGATGAGGGAGAGCGAGTAGTCTTGTGCCGAGTGGACGAATTAAAAATACCTGGCACCCACAATCTGGAAAATGCGCTGGCCGCCGCCGCTATGGCTTATTTTGCGGGAATTGCTCCATCGGTAATTGGCGATACGCTGCGGACTTTCCGGGGCGTAGAGCATCGATTGGAATACTGTGGCCAGGTGGATGGCGTGAGCTTTGTTAATGATTCCAAGGGAACCAATCCAGACGCTTCGATGAAGGCCATCGAGGCTATGAAAGAAAATATCCTTCTCATAGCGGGGGGATACGACAAGGGCTCCGACTTTACGGAGTTTATAAAGGGCTTTAACGGGCGGGTAAAGCATATGATTCTGCTGGGGAAGACTGCGGCCAAGATAAAAGAGCAGGCCGAGGCTGTAGGCTTTAGGCATATTACCATGGCTAAGAATATGGAGGAATGTGTGGCTGAGGCTTTCCGTCTGGCAGTGCCGGGGGATACCGTTCTGCTGTCGCCAGCTTGTGCCAGCTGGGATATGTATACCTGCTTTGAGCAGCGGGGAGAACATTTTAAAAATTGTGTCCATGGCCTAGAGAAATAA
- the mraY gene encoding phospho-N-acetylmuramoyl-pentapeptide-transferase: protein MSYLQIGILIVVAFFISLVLTYVAIPILQNLKAGQNIRQEGPRAHLAKAGTPSMGGLAIIAATTITCLTSGGMSRDMLVILAAFILFGLLGFLDDYLKVAKKQNLGLRAWQKLVLQIVIAATVAAYQASVSVYGTSIYIPILNQHWDFGIWYIPFVAFVVVAMVNSVNLTDGLDGLASGVTTLVALFFAIVAVDFGMNAGGIFNSALAGGCMGFLMFNKNPAKVFMGDTGSLALGGGLAAAAIIMNMELMLPIAGLLFVLEALSVMIQVISFKTTGKRVFKMAPLHHHFELCGLKETRVVGLFWAFTLICCVVGLLIL from the coding sequence ATGAGTTATTTGCAAATCGGAATTTTAATAGTCGTGGCTTTTTTCATCAGTCTGGTTCTCACCTATGTGGCGATCCCCATCCTACAAAATTTAAAGGCGGGACAGAACATTCGCCAGGAGGGGCCGAGAGCCCATCTGGCAAAGGCGGGGACACCGTCCATGGGCGGGTTGGCTATCATTGCGGCCACTACGATTACCTGTCTGACTTCTGGGGGTATGTCCCGGGATATGCTGGTGATTCTGGCTGCCTTTATCCTTTTTGGGCTGCTTGGTTTTTTGGATGATTATCTCAAAGTAGCAAAAAAGCAGAATTTAGGGCTTAGGGCCTGGCAGAAGCTGGTGCTGCAAATTGTTATCGCTGCCACGGTGGCAGCCTATCAGGCTAGCGTTTCTGTGTATGGAACATCTATTTACATTCCGATTCTAAATCAGCATTGGGATTTCGGCATCTGGTACATCCCTTTTGTAGCCTTTGTGGTCGTTGCTATGGTCAACAGCGTCAATTTAACCGACGGGCTGGATGGACTGGCTTCTGGGGTAACGACCTTGGTAGCGTTGTTCTTTGCCATTGTGGCAGTAGATTTTGGCATGAATGCCGGCGGTATTTTTAATTCGGCTTTAGCGGGAGGCTGCATGGGTTTCTTGATGTTTAACAAGAATCCGGCCAAGGTGTTTATGGGCGATACTGGGTCCTTGGCTTTGGGCGGAGGACTGGCGGCGGCGGCCATCATCATGAACATGGAGTTGATGCTGCCGATTGCAGGGTTGCTGTTCGTGCTGGAGGCCCTTTCGGTTATGATCCAAGTAATCAGCTTCAAGACCACCGGGAAGCGGGTGTTTAAGATGGCACCCCTTCATCATCACTTTGAGCTTTGCGGCCTGAAAGAAACTCGGGTAGTTGGGCTGTTTTGGGCATTCACGTTGATTTGCTGCGTGGTTGGACTATTGATTCTATAG